CAAGTTTACTGTTGGCTTCCTGCTTCACTGAGGCCAGTTTCACCGCCATCTCGCGACGACGGCCAGAGCTTTCCTCTCCACAGGCTGACACCGTGGAACTCACGGCGTATTTTCTTAAATTGACTGCGGCGTTTACGTCACGATCATGACGTGCGCCACATTGCG
This window of the Synergistaceae bacterium genome carries:
- a CDS encoding transposase, which gives rise to QCGARHDRDVNAAVNLRKYAVSSTVSACGEESSGRRREMAVKLASVKQEANSKLAPDHI